From a single Lolium rigidum isolate FL_2022 chromosome 7, APGP_CSIRO_Lrig_0.1, whole genome shotgun sequence genomic region:
- the LOC124677314 gene encoding dolichyl-diphosphooligosaccharide--protein glycosyltransferase subunit DAD1, translating into MPKAAADAKLLIQSLNKAYAATPTNLKIIDLYVIFAVATALVQVVYMGIVGSFPFNSFLSGVLSCIGTAVLAVCLRIQVNKDNKEFKDLPPERAFADFVLCNLVLHLVIMNFLG; encoded by the exons ATGCCGAAGGCCGCGGCGGATGCCAAGCTCCTCATCCAGTCCCTAAACAAGGCCTATGCTGCCACGCCCACAAATCTCAAG ATCATTGACCTGTATGTGATTTTTGCTGTGGCGACCGCCCTTGTTCAG GTTGTTTACATGGGAATAGTTGGATCATTTCCCTTCAACTCTTTCCTTTCTGGTGTCCTGTCATGCATAGGAACTGCAGTGCTTGCTG TGTGCCTCCGTATTCAAGTCAACAAGGACAACAAGGAATTTAAG GATCTTCCTCCAGAAAGAGCCTTTGCAGATTTTGTCCTGTGCAATCTTGTGCTCCACCTTGTGATCATGAACTTCCTCGGATAA